One Plasmodium relictum strain SGS1 genome assembly, chromosome: 2 genomic region harbors:
- the ARP6 gene encoding actin-related protein, putative encodes MSAPINIDIPKLILDNGGGLIKGGILPSYSQMDDTLFENIEPKFIVPNCVGQIRKKNIFHISDSCYSICEYFCHRPHVDGLLLDLEMQTKIWEKIFGCKQTVGNKINDMAICVTESYLTPAYIRQGVIELLFEYFNFEQIVIVSSQTMLPFSFIGLNLGQYDILNPPVFNKNSFIIKKGYVSKKKRKGEKSRVNLKKQSNSKNSIKESITYSNSIKSMKEKSLDEVNEEELSDMNKKLQNVSENENFYERDKSIKNTEEEYDETNILTNKHIFIKNIECYNKYTYKIYMNKMYHGENWQEYYFNTFFNLNYDNNNLCKDLDNPGNDYFFNSNNIVSTLYDNNYIGNNFLNQDPNFLLPDKIDLCKSYYDKNFKDINAFRENYNSSYINNFYSNIINGNYNLSLRNPCALYIDVGYSHTYILPYIEYKLIEYAILRTKVSASILNTYLKNMLSYKHVNLEHNELLVENIKERACYVSLDYVKDLENEKKRLEEIKKQKIKDKLNMRSEILMRELDEERNSNLKNINELGKKKEKFIDLNENNYNSNDFKKEENTNYIKKNNSSLINYESENYNTINNKSYNISENMLKKNNKRNDDLMDNNDNTYENCFNLNNNYNQFINYDSNGKLRDEQKRKCVDIYGLKNENKTIFDKNEANGKNEKEKQKKIKKNKKVEPHLSYKYKLIDYNNATKHEINEVFDTLKKDCSNDCIHLESDYDYKQEFSNFKDDDSFISELNVKGSKKKEDIINLTNERISIPEVLFNPQDINLEHCSIVELIYRCISLLPKEIQKYFVSQIYISGGSTKFKNFKHRLYKELRAIFPTEWEINIYSHKNSLYSNYIGTYVWLSDQNIYNYNVITKEQYFNHGKKT; translated from the coding sequence atGTCAGCACCTATTAATATAGACATACCGAAATTAATACTAGATAATGGAGGagggttaataaaaggtggGATACTTCCAAGTTATTCGCAAATGGATGATACGTTGTTTGAAAACATAGAACCAAAATTCATTGTACCTAACTGTGTAGGccaaataagaaaaaaaaatatttttcatataagtGATAGCTGCTATAGTATATGTGAATACTTTTGTCATAGACCTCACGTGGACGGATTATTATTAGATTTAGAAATGCAAACAAAAATATGGGAAAAAATATTTGGATGTAAACAAACAGTTgggaataaaataaatgatatgGCTATTTGTGTTACCGAATCTTACTTAACACCTGCATATATAAGACAAGGTGTTATTGAATTGTTGTtcgaatattttaattttgaacAAATAGTTATTGTCTCTTCTCAAACAATGTTGCCATTCTCATTTATAGGTTTAAATTTAGGGCAATATGACATATTGAATCCTCctgtttttaataaaaactcgtttataataaaaaaaggttATGTgtcaaaaaagaaaagaaaggGGGAAAAGAGTAGagtgaatttaaaaaaacagaGTAATTCGAAAAATAGTATAAAGGAGAGCATTACTTATAGTAATTCAATAAAAAGTATGAAAGAAAAATCTCTAGATGAAGTTAATGAAGAAGAACTTAGtgatatgaataaaaaattacaaaatgttagtgaaaatgaaaatttttacgAGAGAGATAAGTCAATAAAAAATACGGAGGAAGAATACGATGAAACTAATATATTAACAAATAAgcatattttcataaaaaatatagaatgctataataaatatacctataaaatttatatgaataaaatgTATCACGGAGAAAATTGGCAAGAATACTATTTTAATACCTTTTTTAACCTGAATTATGATAACAATAATTTATGTAAAGATTTAGATAACCCAGGAAATgattatttctttaatagtaataatattgTAAGTACGCtttatgataataattatataggaaataattttttaaatcaagacccgaattttttattaccaGATAAAATTGATTTATGTAAAAGttattatgataaaaattttaaagatataaatGCATTTagagaaaattataatagtagttatataaataatttttatagtaatattataaatggtAATTACAATTTGTCTTTACGAAATCCGTGTGCTTTATATATTGATGTTGGCTATTctcatacatatatattgcCCTATATTGAATATAAACTTATTGAGTATGCTATTTTAAGAACAAAAGTTTCTGCTTCCATattaaatacatatttaaaaaatatgctTTCTTATAAACACGTTAACTTAGAACATAATGAATTATTagtagaaaatattaaagagaGAGCATGCTATGTGTCATTAGATTATGTAAAGGATTTAGAAAATGAGAAGAAACGATtggaagaaataaaaaaacaaaaaatcaAAGATAAACTGAATATGAGAAGTGAAATATTAATGAGAGAATTAGATGAAGAAAGAAatagtaatttaaaaaatataaatgaattaggaaaaaagaaagaaaaatttatcgatttaaatgaaaataattataatagtaatgattttaaaaaagaagagaaCACGAATTATATCAAAAAGAATAACAGtagtttaataaattatgaaagtgaaaattataatacaataaataataaaagttataACATTTCTGAAAATATgctaaagaaaaataataaaagaaatgatgATTTAATggataataatgataacaCATATGAAAATTGTTTCaacttaaataataattataatcaGTTTATTAACTATGACAGCAATGGAAAGTTAAGAGATGagcaaaaaagaaaatgtgtGGATATATATGgcttaaaaaatgaaaataaaacaatatttgataaaaatgaagctaatggaaaaaatgaaaaggaaaaacaaaagaaaataaaaaaaaataaaaaagtagaaCCCCATTTatcttataaatataaattaattgatTATAATAATGCAACAAAGcatgaaataaatgaagtATTTGATACGCTGAAAAAAGATTGTTCTAATGATTGTATTCATTTAGAATCCGATTATGATTATAAGCAagaattttctaattttaaagATGACGATTCTTTTATAAGTGAATTAAATGTAAAAGGttctaaaaaaaaggagGATATCATTAATTTAACAAACGAAAGAATAAGCATACCAGAGGTTTTATTTAATCCTCAAGATATTAATTTGGAACATTGTAGCATTGTTGAATTAATATATAGATGTATATCATTGTTACCAAAGGAAATTCAAAAGTATTTTGTTTCACAAATTTATATATCTGGTGGATCcacaaaatttaaaaattttaagcatagattatataaagaattaagGGCCATTTTCCCTACTGAATGggaaattaatatttattctcATAAGAATAGTTTATATAGTAATTATATAGGGACTTATGTATGGTTAAGTgatcaaaatatatataactacAATGTTATTACAAAAGAACAATATTTTAATCATGGAAAGAAAACCTAA
- the NEK4 gene encoding NIMA related kinase 4, putative, whose translation MNKYEKIRDIGKGNYGNTILVRDKKNDHYVMKIINISQMSQKEKQQCLKEVELLSKLNHPFIVKYIESYIEGDTLRIVMKHCKGGDLYHYIQNKKKQNTPIKEKRILIWLTQILTALKFLHSNHILHRDMKSLNILIDSDKRVRLCDFGISKVLENTLDYANTLIGTPYYLSPELCKDKKYSWPSDVWATGCLIYELATFRTPFHSTKGIQQLCYNIRYAPIPDLPHMYSKELNNIYKSMLIREPNYRATVQQLLVSDLVQRQLKLLIEEKIREKQSMKKPLKEKPTVENDNSGVNEQEVKTLLLDVVDN comes from the exons atgaataaatatgaaaaaataagagATATAGGAAAAGGAAATTATGGAAATACAATACTTGTtagagataaaaaaaatgacca TTAcgtaatgaaaataataaatatttctcaAATGtctcaaaaagaaaaacagcAATGTTTAAAAGAAGTTGAA ttattatcaaaattaaaTCACCCTTTTATAGTTAAGTATATTGAAAGTTACATAGAAGGTGATACTCTTAGAATAGTCATGAAGCATTGTAAAG gTGGAGACCTTTATCAttatattcaaaataaaaagaaacaaaacacacctataaaagaaaaacgTATACTTATTTGGCTAACTCAAATTTTAACTGCTCTAAAATTTCTTCATTCAAATCATATTTTACATAGAG aTATGAAATCACTAAATATTTTGATAGATAGTGACAAGAGAGTTCGATTATGTGATTTTGGAATATCAAAAGTTTTAGAAAATACTTTAGATTATGCTAATACATTAATAGGTACTCCATATTATTTAAGCCCAGAATTATgcaaagataaaaaatatagctGGCCTTCAGATGTTTGGGCTACTGGTTGTTTAATTTATGAACTAGCCACATTTAGAACTCCTTTTCATTCAACCAAAGGAATTCAGCAATTATGCTATAACATAAGATATGCACCT aTACCTGATTTGCCGCATATGTATTCAAAAGaactaaataatatttataaaagtatGCTAATTAGAGAGCCAAATTACAGAGCTACCGTCCAACAATTGTTAGTGTCTGATCTTGTTCAa agacaattaaaattattgattgaagaaaaaatacgAGAAAAACAAAGTATGAAAAAAcctttaaaagaaaaaccAACTGTTGAAAACGACAATTCAGGAGTTAACGAACAAGAAGTTAAAACACTACTATTAGACGTTGTAGACAATTAA